In Halanaerobium praevalens DSM 2228, the DNA window TTTATTTTTAATTTTTTCAATATTTATAATATTCTTTTCATATTATTTATATCAGAATACTAAAAGAGATGATTTAAAAAGTAAATTAATTTTAAAAATACCAATGATTTCAACAATTTATAGAGATTTAATATTATGCCAAATAGCTGTCTATTTATCTTTACTTTTAAAAAGTGGTTTAGAATTAATAACTGCTTTAAAACTTTTAGAAAATATTATTCATGATTATCAATATAAAAATTTCATTCACGAAACAACTTTAAATATTTCAAAAGGAGCTTCAATTAAAGAATGTTTTGGTAATAGCAATTATATTCCAGATATTTTTTACTATTTTTTAATGACTGGAGAGGAAACTGCAAAAATAGATTTTATGTTAAAAAAGGCAGGTGATTATTATTATTCTAAACTTAAAACAGAAATAGAGAAGATGCTGCAGTATTTAGAGCCTCTTTTAATCACATTAACTGCAATTTTTGTCGCTTTACTTGCTGCAGCAGTAATTATGCCGATGTTTCAAATTTATTTAATTATTTAATAGTTTATTTTTAAATTAAAAATAAGAAAGGAAGTTGAAAATGAAAAACAAAGAAGCTGGATTTACTTTAATCGAATTATTGATTGTTATTGTTGTTTTAGGGATTTTAATGTCAATGGCTGTACCTGCTTTAAGTGGAGTTAAAAATAAGGCTGATACAACTGTTGCTAAAGCAGATCTGCATAATATTATGCAGAGTTTAGAAATGTATTATTTAGATTATGGAGAATATCCCGGTCAGAGTACTAAAACTAAATTAACAACTATTAGTGATGATTTAAAAGAATTAAAACTTAAAAATAAGCCAGAAGATTACAGTTATCAAAGTGATTTAGATACAGCAGCCCAAAAATATATAATTATTTACCAAGCGGCGGCAGATGAATATTATTATATCTCAACTACAGAATCTGCTTTAGTTGGTCCCAAAACAAGTGAGCCAAGTTTAGAGTAAAATGAATAAGAGCAGTGGTTTTACTTTAATAGAAATTTTAATAGTAATTACACTGATGGGAATTTTATTTGGTCTTAGTTATTCTTTGGAGTTAAAACAAGATTTTGCAGTTGAACAGCAGCTCGAAAGCATAGCTGCTGATTTAAGATGGGCCAGAAATAAAGCAGTTTTAGATAACCAAAGTTATATTTTTAGAATTTATACAGTTAAAGAGAATATGAATGAGAATAAAATTCCCTATTATTTTTATATTAAACAAAATGGTAAAAAAATTATAAAAAAGAAAGGTTATTATTCTGCAGAACTAATTTTATATAAAACTTTAAAGTTTAAATTAGTTGAATCTAAATATTATGAATGGATTAGATTTAATAATACAGCTACAGCAAGAGGTGGCACCATTGCTTTAGCTAAAGCAAATCCAGATGCAAATAAATATTCAGTTACAGTAAACCAACTAGGGAGGGTTAGAGTTGAAAAATAACGCAGGTTTTTCACTTTTAGAAGTAGTAATTACAATTTCTTTAGCTGGAATAGTTTTAGCAGTGATGAGTAGAACTATTAAGACTGGCTTAGAAGTACAAAGTTTTTTGGCAGATGAAAATGCAGCTTTAAATTGGACTGAATCTGTTTTAGAAGCTTATAAAAATAAAGAATCATTAAGTTTAGGCATTGCTGATAGTAATTCAAAATTTATAAAGAATTTGGAGTTATTAGAAAAAGAATCTCTACCTAAAAATTATAAACTAACTAAAGTTAAGATTAGTCCTTTTATTGATGGTGAAATTAAATATCAAGGCTTATATAAGCTAAAAGTACAAGTTGATTATGACTGCCATAATAAGGAGCGGAGACATGAAATTTTCACTTTGCTTGAAAAATAAATTTAATTCGTCAGCTGGTTTTACTTTAATAGAGATTTTAATTGTACTTAGTATTTCTTCATTGTTAACTATCTGTTTTCTCCAATTAGTAATTAGATTGTATCAGAACAATAATAATTTTATCTTTAAAAATTCTTGGCAATTAGATGCTTTTTTAGCAGTAAATTTTATGGTAGAACAAATAACAAACTCTATTAAGATAGAAGTCGTTAATCAAGGTGAATTAAATATTTATACTTATTATAATCATAATTATCAATGGCTTAAGTTTTCTCTTTTTCAGAATGAAAAAGGAAAGACATTAGCAAAAGCAATTGGTAGTGAAGAACCTTTACAGCAAGATTTCGGTAAAAATTTAACTTTGATTAATCAAGTTAAAGAACTTAAATTCATCAAAGTTAAACCAGGCTTATTGCAAATAAAACTTTTGTTGACTCAAAATAAAGAAGAATTAATTGTTTCTAGATTAGTTAAAATTAATTAAAAGTAGGTAAAAAAATGAAATTTAACAATCAAGCGGGTTATATTCTTTTGCTAAATTTACTTTTAATAACTATGATCTCTTTATTTATTCCTTTACTAGTCCAACAGCAAAAACTAAATTTTATGATTTTAAATAATAGAAAAAAATCAGCACAAAATAGAGAAATAGTAGATTCAGCTCTCCAATATCAGTTATATCATTTTAAAGAGAAAAAAATACTTTTAGATGATCAATTTATTTTAGAAAATAAATTTAAAGTTTTTGTTTTAGGAGAGGAGGATGATGATTTTGTTTATTTTAAAGCCAGATTAAATAATAATCCAGCCTATGAATCAGAAATGAAAATTAGAAAGAGTAATATGGAAACAATTTACAAAAAAATATATAGGAGTGAATAAAATGTTTAATAATTACTATTCAATTTCAATTCCCTGTGGCAAAAAACTGAAAAACGTAGTAGTAAGAGCCAAAGATGAAAAAATAGATTTTGTTGAAGGTATTAATGAGATTTCTACTATTGGCAAAATAAAAAAATTAAATTTTAATTGTCAGTATATTGTTCTTTTGCCAGCAGATTCTTTATTTTATCATTCAGTAGTTTTAGAAGAAAAAAATCCTTATCGAATAAGTGAGGATAATATCTTAAGTAAATTTGCAGAAGTTAAAGAAAATTTTGCAGAAGAATTTTATTATGATTATCTTGAAATTGTTTCAGATAAAACTAAAGCAAGAGAAATAAAATTTTTTGCTGCTCCTAAAAATATGCTTGATCCAATTACAGAGACAATGGAAAAGCATAAAAATAATTTTTTAGTATCTGCTTTACCAGTGGCGGTATTTTCAATTGTGAATAAAATTGTTTCTGCTAAGAATTATCTTCTTTATTATAAAATTAATAAAAACTATACAATATTAACTAGTATAGATAATAAATTGGGATTATTACAGTCTGCTATTAAAAAAGAAGATTTAAAAAATGAGATAAATAAAACTAAAAAATATTACCTTAATAATAAGGGGATCGAATTAGAAGTCTTAGAAGGTAATAGTGATTTGCTTAACTTAGGGGACTATTTAGATTTGAAAGCAGATGATTTTGTTTTCTTAACTTCTCTATTTTGGAGTATTAATAAATGTCAATAATTTTTAAAGAAAAAAATTATAATCAAATTGTTTTAATTTTAAAGCATCTATTGCTAATAATTTTTATAATACTTATTTTAGTTTTAGCATTAAATTTGTTTTTAGAAAATAAAAATAATTCTTTAAATAAAAAACTAGTTGATTTAAAAAAAGAAGAATTTAAATATAAAAATTTACTAAAAACAACTAAAGCAGTTAAAAAAGTAGAAGAAAAAAAATTAGCAAACTATTATTTACTTATTAAATTAGCTAATTACGCTGAAAAGCTAAGTTATAAGTCAATTCACTTTAAAAATAAAAAGATTAATTTAACTGCAGTTACTAAAAATCAGACTCAAATATTTAAATTAGTTGATAATTTAAAAAAAGATTTTCAGTTTAAAGCAGTAAATTTAATTAATATTAATTCAAATCAACAATTTGATTTTAAGCTAGAAGCATTTTTAGTTAATTAATGGAGGGGAAAATGAAAATTATTCAGAAAAAAATATTTATTTATATTTTAATTATCTTAGTACTTTTATTCTTAATTTTGCAGTCTTATTATCTAAAAAATAATTTTATCAAAAATAAGTATTTGCATGCAAAAATTAAAAAACAACAGCAAAATAATATGGAATTTAAAACAAAATACCAAAAAAATATTAAAAAAAAGAACTCAAATAATAATAGACATGCAAAACCTTTGGCAGCTAAAACAGCTTCTATTTTAGCTAAAGTCAAAACTTTGAATTTAAAATTAATAGACCTAAATAGAACTAAAAATGAAATCAACTTAAATATTTCTGGTGATTTTCATTCTATTTTAAACTTAATTAAATACTTAGAAATTGAGATGATTGATCTAAAAATAAGAGAGTTTAAATTAAAAGATAATAATCAAAACTTATTCTTATTTTTAAAACTAACAAGATGGGTTGATGTTAAATGAAAAAATTAAAAATTAATAAAAAAATAGTTCTAATTATCTTAACTTTAGTTTTAATTATCTCAATTTCTTTTAATTATGTTAAACTCAAAGGTAAAAAATCTACTAATTTATTAGAAAAGGAAAATGAAAACCAATTAAAAGTACAATCTCAAAGCAAAGAAGTAGCAGCAGCTAATTTAAAAATAAAAAACAAAAATTTAAATCTTAAAAGTAATTCAAAAGCAGAAATTACAGTTGAAAAATTAGCTACAATTAAAGAAATAAAAGATCCTTTTAAAATCGATAAAAATAATCAAAATTCTGCAAATCAAGATGCAGATTCAACTAATCCAATTAATCCAGATGAACTTTTATCACTAGAAAAAAATATTATTCAGCAAGTGAAAACTAAAAATCCAAATAAATCAGATAATTTAAGTCCCTCAATTGAAGACAATCTAAAATTAGATTTCAAGTTGCTAGGTATAATAAAGAATAAAAAACAGGCTGCTGCTCTTTTTTTATATCAAGGCAAAACCATTTTTAAAAAAGAAAAAGATAAAATTAGTTCATTTGAGATTAAAAACATAAATAAGAAAGAGGTTATACTTTTTTATCAAGAAAAAGAAATAAAATTAAATTTATGGGAGGATCTAAAAGATGGGACTGAAAGCTAGACAGATAGTAGAAATTTTTGTTTTAGTAATAATTTTAGTTTTTTTATCAACTTTTGTTAGAGCAGAAACTAAAACAAAAGATTTGATTTCTATTAATCTTAGAGATGTGGAATTAGAGACAGCTTTAATAATGTTGGCTAATACAGCTGAAAAAAATTTGATCTGTGATAGTAAAGTAAATGGAAAAATAACTGTGTTATTTAATGATATAATTTTTGAAGATGCCTTAGATTTAATTACAGATAGTTTTGATTTAGCTTATAGCTATCAAAAAAATGTAATTTATGTTAGTACAAGTGAAAAAATGGCTTTAGACAAAAATGAATTTTATACTAAAAATTATAAATTCAATTATCTAACATCTGAAACCGCAGCTGAAATATTAAAAAATAATTTTGAAGACATTAAAATAATTGATTTAAATAGTGAAGGTTTAATTGTCAGTTGTGCCAAACATGAATTTAATAAAATTGATCAAATAGTAAAAAAAATTGATCAGCCACAAAAACAAATTATGATTAAAGCTAGAGTTGAAGAAATCAGTAGAACAGAAATTAAAGAATTAGGTATTAATCCTAGTCAATTAACTGAATTAAAAATAATAAAAAATGAAGCTGGAGATTTAGAAGAACTAAAACCTAATTGGCCTGATACTTTAAGATCTTTAAATGAAAGAGGTCTTTCTAATATACTTGCTAACCCTAGTTTAATGACTCTTGATCGAAAAAAAGCAAAATTAATAATTGGTGATCAAATACCAGTTAAATTAGAAAGAGTAGAATCA includes these proteins:
- a CDS encoding prepilin-type N-terminal cleavage/methylation domain-containing protein, with translation MKNNAGFSLLEVVITISLAGIVLAVMSRTIKTGLEVQSFLADENAALNWTESVLEAYKNKESLSLGIADSNSKFIKNLELLEKESLPKNYKLTKVKISPFIDGEIKYQGLYKLKVQVDYDCHNKERRHEIFTLLEK
- a CDS encoding PulJ/GspJ family protein, whose protein sequence is MKFSLCLKNKFNSSAGFTLIEILIVLSISSLLTICFLQLVIRLYQNNNNFIFKNSWQLDAFLAVNFMVEQITNSIKIEVVNQGELNIYTYYNHNYQWLKFSLFQNEKGKTLAKAIGSEEPLQQDFGKNLTLINQVKELKFIKVKPGLLQIKLLLTQNKEELIVSRLVKIN
- a CDS encoding type II secretion system protein GspD; its protein translation is MGLKARQIVEIFVLVIILVFLSTFVRAETKTKDLISINLRDVELETALIMLANTAEKNLICDSKVNGKITVLFNDIIFEDALDLITDSFDLAYSYQKNVIYVSTSEKMALDKNEFYTKNYKFNYLTSETAAEILKNNFEDIKIIDLNSEGLIVSCAKHEFNKIDQIVKKIDQPQKQIMIKARVEEISRTEIKELGINPSQLTELKIIKNEAGDLEELKPNWPDTLRSLNERGLSNILANPSLMTLDRKKAKLIIGDQIPVKLERVESEKTVSTINYIEAGIVLEFLPKIINEKEVLLEIKPSVNSLGQVLADGLPAVNSRSAETTVILENDQTLAIGGLIKKDELKSIKEVPILADLPLLGKLFSAEEKNDIETELIIFITPKIIESKTEIKTKTPVLTEEKLNNKIKKQEKEVLKENKSNREFKNLTEAELKKILDK
- a CDS encoding type II secretion system F family protein — protein: MFKKKFDFNFFAGQLKIMLQSGLSLNRTLLIMAQQSRSEREAEIYSNLLKNIESGLTLASALKEEKIFKDLFIEIVRAGEKSGSLVSVLTSLEEYYKSKNELKKEIKKACFYPLTVIITLILAAFFIFKFILPVFVDLFAEFNGQLPFLTRILLSLSLGFNKHFILFLIFSIFIIFFSYYLYQNTKRDDLKSKLILKIPMISTIYRDLILCQIAVYLSLLLKSGLELITALKLLENIIHDYQYKNFIHETTLNISKGASIKECFGNSNYIPDIFYYFLMTGEETAKIDFMLKKAGDYYYSKLKTEIEKMLQYLEPLLITLTAIFVALLAAAVIMPMFQIYLII
- a CDS encoding pilus assembly FimT family protein, translated to MNKSSGFTLIEILIVITLMGILFGLSYSLELKQDFAVEQQLESIAADLRWARNKAVLDNQSYIFRIYTVKENMNENKIPYYFYIKQNGKKIIKKKGYYSAELILYKTLKFKLVESKYYEWIRFNNTATARGGTIALAKANPDANKYSVTVNQLGRVRVEK
- a CDS encoding type IV pilin protein; this translates as MKNKEAGFTLIELLIVIVVLGILMSMAVPALSGVKNKADTTVAKADLHNIMQSLEMYYLDYGEYPGQSTKTKLTTISDDLKELKLKNKPEDYSYQSDLDTAAQKYIIIYQAAADEYYYISTTESALVGPKTSEPSLE
- a CDS encoding PilN domain-containing protein, with product MSIIFKEKNYNQIVLILKHLLLIIFIILILVLALNLFLENKNNSLNKKLVDLKKEEFKYKNLLKTTKAVKKVEEKKLANYYLLIKLANYAEKLSYKSIHFKNKKINLTAVTKNQTQIFKLVDNLKKDFQFKAVNLININSNQQFDFKLEAFLVN